tagtgattcaagttaagaactttgctccaggataagaacagaaatcgtgctccggtggcgtggcggcagcaggaggccccattagctaaagtggtgcttcaggttaagaacagtttcaggttaagaacagacctctggaacgaattaagtacttaacccgagataccactgtataagaactaAGTTGCAGCTTATGGCAACTGCTGCAAGCTCTTCCTATaatgatgtggaaatgaggtTTGGAAGTCAGCTCCAGGTTCACAGTTCTAATATGCTAGTCAAAAATCTCATGCCTAAGCTGGGCCTGTTGCAATAAGATGAAATGTGTTCATGAGTAAGCTTCCCACTGCAGTCTCTCTTTCTTGCATCATTTATCCATTGTTATGGGAAGCCACATTTTTCATCATCCCCTGTAGAAGAGCTGGAAGCAGCGATAGGTGGGAGGAAATCACAGCAGAACCTCTTGTTTTGGCCAGTTGCACCAATGTACTAAGGCAGGCACCTCTAACAGTTCTGTGAATTAGTATAATAGCATTCATTACCAACTCTTGAGTCTCTATTATTTATTGGTTTCCATAGTAGCTTTCAAAGACTAAGAGGGAAGCCAGGTTTTCAGTGCATTGGTACTGAAGAGAAACAAAGTGGAACTCAGAACCCAGCCACTCACTTACAAGGATGAAAATCTACTCTTCTActcttctttttttcaaacaGCAAGGCAGACTCTAGTCTTCTTAATTGAAACCCAGCATGTTCATTGCCAACATTTTAGGGTGATAACCATAGTCTCCAGTTGCAACGAAAATGCCTGGGACCTTCACAAAAACCCTTAACCCCCCACAGCTTCTCACTTTACCATGCAGAGTCCTGAATTCCCAGCTGCAagcctttcctccccctcccctcaaaacacCTCAAATCTTTCTCCACCTTTTCATTCATTGCTCCTTCCGTCTCCTGgccagggaaagagagaagctttAGATGTACTGCTGCAGGTGGGGTCtgagttggctacaacccaacgTAGACTCACCTTTAAACACAAACTGATTTGATTGTCTCTCCCCTGCTTACTTGAGGCCCAGGCTCAGGCCGTCCAGGGCAGAAGACAAAAGAGGGAACTAGAAAGGCCCAGGAAAGTACTCTACACCTCTCTGTTTATTCAGCTGGTGGCAAGATAGCTAGCAGGAAAGGTCATGGAGAAGCACAGAAAGCTGATTGCACAGGAAGAAAGCAAACAACCGAGCAGTAGCTCCTAGGAGGCACCAGAGGGCTCTGAGGAATTTCCAGTTATCCATTAGCCCATTGCTCAtggaaaagacaaaaaagacagGAAAAGAGAAAACAGGCAAGAGCAGGAAGGGTCACTCACAGCAAAGAACAAATCACAAACAAGCACAGCTGGGAGACAAGGTACCCATTCTCTCATCCaaaacatgtttattcagaaggagGCACAGCTCAGTGGGACTTCAGATTGCAGCCACCATGATATTTATGAAAACCAGGCATCTTATGACACCTTTAAAGATGGACAGATGGATTGTGGCCTGGCGTCTGTGTGGATAGGGGAGCTCCAGCCCTGATGGATTTTGTCTTTTCTTTACAAATTGTTCTCTTACCACCAGGGATTGACAAAtatgtcagtttctcatttccccccatcttaaattcatttctccatatttccacggCAACTTGCTAAGGCGGAAAATTCATGAAAATTCTTTATCATTTCActtcaaatttctcctaataaacgtGGTGTTTGGACCAactaatacattttttttttttgtattgcaaAATTGGAGAAGCATGAATTTGAAAGGAGAGCTGCCCTTTGGTTCGCATATAGGCTCTCAAACTGCAAATTAGGTGGTTTCTCGTTGAAATGAGAACAATGGAGAAAAGGGCATTACAAAATCTAGACTGTAACCAAGTGAACAAAGTCAGAAAAGAAAATGCCAAGAAGCTTCTAAGAGCAGATCCctcagatttaaaaaataaataaatgcagagatACAGTATTTAAAGtaagaaaaagaggaaataatTAAGAAATCCTTATGTTGGAGTACACCAAAGGGACTTTCATTTTGTTGTTTGAAACATTTGTATAAGCAGTCAGGATTACTGTCTCCCAACAAATGTGTCTCTGCAACTATTTCCTCTAGCTATTCTTAGTTTACATGTAAGTTTCTCTTCAAGGGCAACGTGACAAAAACTTTCATACCACGCTGTTAAATTAGGTCCTTTGAGATCCTTGCAAAAAGTGGCAATAGCCATATGTGTAAGGACAGTACTTGGCAAATGTGACCGATAGATTTTGTTTCCCTCCAGATATGCACGCGGCATTTGTGATCCTGCTACCTCTTAGCCTCTTCTTGTTGATCTTTGGAGCAATGACGGGCTTCATCAGTATCCTTGCACAGGCTTACTTCCTCCTGATGTTCACTGGACTCCTCTTTCTCCTTGGAGGTATGCCATGGAGCTGCTATGGATTTGGGGGCGGGGCGGAAAACAATTCCTTGCACTTTTAGACTATCCTTAATTCCACAGAAGCTGAAGGCAAGGTAACCTTCCCCATGCACCATGGGTGACTAGCCCATGGCCTGCAGACTGAATATGGCCTGACAGGTCCCAGACTTGCCAGCCCCCAAATTTTATCTCTTGATCTGATCAGGAGATAAAGCTCTTGATCTGCTCTTTAGAGGGCAATATCTAAAGAGCAGGCAGAATGATTTATCTCCCTGATTGGCACATAAAATATCCCTCTGGCTGCTCTTTAGATAGAATCGCTGAAGGACAGTTGGATGGATCTTTTATCTCCAATCTCAGCACCAAGCACTGCAGCACTGAGTTCAGAGATAAGCCCTCTTCTTGCTCTTTATGAGTAAAAGGTAGTGTCCACCCTCACTCTAGTACTGCCCTTTACTCTTAAATAGCAggcagagaccatataacaccagtcctgaaagacctacattggctcccagtacgtttctgagcataattcaaagtgttgctgacctttaaagcctgaaacggcctcggcccggtatacctgaagaagtgtctccaccccctttgttcagcctggacactgagatccagcgctgagagccttctggcagttccctccctgtgagaagtgaggttgcagggaaccaggcagagggccttcttggtagtggcgcccgcccatggaagccctcccatcagatgtcaagcaaataaacaactatctgacttttagaagacatctgaaggcaaccctgtttagggaagtttttaaaatttgatgttttattgtgtttttaatattctgttgggagtcgcacagccagatggatggggtataaataaataataataattattattattgttatttacttTATAAAGGTAAAAGCCGCTttcattgccccacccactcttgCCTCTAGCTCCACCCACCCCTAGAAAGTTGCCCTGAATGGAATGTGGTCCCCAGACTGGAAAAGGTTCCCCTCTTCAGACTCCTTCACAGCTTGTCTCTCTTTCAGCTCTCATCACACTGGCCGGGCTCAGCATCTACATCACCTACATTGCTGCAGGCTTTAGGGAAGCCATTCTCCTCTTGGGAAGGAAGAGCCTTCTGGACATTATCAACATCCGGTTTGGCTGGTCTCTGGCCTTTGCCTGGCTTTCCTTGGCTACCGAGATCCTCACTGGGCTAGCTTTCCTCCTGATGGCCAGGATGGTGGATATGAAGCAAAGGCAGGATTGCACCATATGAGGTTATCAAACACCACAGCCCATCCGGGTCAGTGGGTTTTGACACCACCAGGTTTCCATCTCCCCCTACTTTCTCTTTCTTATTTTGAGCCACCTGCTGGCACTTAAAAGTGAGCGACTTCTAAGTCAAAGGATGGCTTGTCTTGCTCTCCCCTGGGCCTTTTTTCTTCCATGTGCTTATAATTTTGGTTAGCAGATGAGTAGCCTTCTGGAAAGAGGGTCTTGTGCAGATCTATGTAGGCTCCTTCTGTCAGTGGTGAGGAAATAAAATATGATGTATGAAAAGgaaaattcctggatgccaagatccaggtttggggcaagtagtcTTTGGGGAGAGAATCCCCGcagagatttaaaaccacaaaacatgCTGCAAAatgaagtgtggaaatataggttgttagacctttaaaacatgCCCTTTTAAGTTCCAAAATAgtcccctcttcccccagcacaaaaaggcttgtaagagccatgcggtctgagctTGGATCAACCAGCTCAGACAtcttcacatgctgagcttctctGGTAGACTGAAGATGAACAAAGGCCTTGAtcaccttcctcccaaggtgagggggaatAACCTAGTTTGGGTTTGAGATGATCAGAAATCTGTAGTCCTGCAGAACAGGTGCCTACCCACCACTAGGTTATATATCTGTGTATTAAATGTCTCTAAATTCTGCAAGCAGAAGCAATTCCTGCGGGCAGAATGGTTTCCACGAATAGATCAGATGTAGATATAAATACAGTTATAGAAAATTGCTTCTGACAGCAAAGTCAGATGGTGAGCACTGGCAGGAGCATAGCAAAAATGGGACCACAAGGGAACAAGGAGAAACAACCCACATGTTGGATGGAACTTGGAGAGTTGcagaaatacaaacaaaaatattttttttaagccaccAAAGCTTTTGGGGGAAACCCACAGGAAAACATCAACAATGCAGCGAGAGTAGAACATGTTGAATGACCACAGAATTTAGAGTGAcagtttgaaaagaaaagaagaaaatagaatgGGAGGCCGAGGTGGGATGCTTAGTTTATTGGAACACTGAATGTGAGCACTCCTTTGTGAAAGGACATGTACTGCAACATTTACTTGCAAGCCCCCCCTTTGTACATCTGTATTGCCCAACATCTGCAGGTGCCTCCCAAGTCCTTGTGACATCAAAGAATGCTCACAAACATTCTACCTTCAAAGGGCAAAGGTCTGTATAATCTTGATGAAGTGAGCACTGGTTATATCCTACAAAGAAATGCTGCTGCGTGCAAGACATCTGCTTTGGCAGAGGTGCTGCTTCTCTTCAAAGAGAGGTGTATGTGTGAGTTTGTGTGTAGCTGCCTGTGGCAGCCCTGGTGTATCCTACAAAGAAATCCTGCTGCACACAGGACACCTGCCAATACTATAGAGAAGGGGTGGCGACATGCTTTCAAGTTGGTTTCCACACCAGAAATAGCTCTGAAAGAAGAACTGTGGTCTTTGCTGACATCTCGTGGCAGGAGTGAGAAACTGAATAGCtgagaaggaaaaagagagggtGACATATTTATCAGCTTCAGTTGGCAAGACAGCTAAGGCCATTCCTGGACCGAGGTAGCTTAGTCACTGTGGTGCTGGCACCCACAACCTCAagactagattactgcaatgcagtaATGTGAGGCTTCCCTTGGGCTTAGTCTGGAAGCTGCAGAATATAGCAGCTAGGTAGTTGCCTAGGACATCCCATTGACGTTATGTAACACCTCTGCTGAGTTTGTTGCACACTGCCTGCTACTGGGCGTAATtcaaggggttttttttgcatttaaAACAACTTGGGACCCAGTCATCTAGAGGCCTGCCTTACCCCATATATCCCTGCTCAGCAACTGCATTCTTCAGAAAGGACATTGTCCCAGAGGTCTGTTTAGTATGCACAAAGGAGCAGGCTTTTAGTGCTGCTGCATTAGCCCTCTGGAATCAATTATCTTGATATTTAGGCAGTTACGGaagacttttgtttgtttgtttaagaaagCTTTACCGTAATGTGACCCAGTCATTTTACGGAAAATTACTTGTACAACTATAGCAAAGGCCTTAATTTCTTTTAGTTCAACGAGTCTGCAGTcttttgtgttttatcttgtactACCCCACTTTGGTGGCTTTTGGCTTGTGAAGTGGTTTCTaaatcagcaaataaataaaatatgatgtAAGAAATCTGGCTAGATTCTCCAAAGTATGTTGGGCCAACTCTCTATTCAATTAGGCCTGGAATATCACCGGTCTGCGAGCGTCTCTTTGTTTTGATGCATGTGTGTGTTCATCTTTgtcgaatcacagaattgtagagttggagggatcCCCAAGcctcatctagtgcaaccccctgcaatgcaggaaccacagcaaaATTATCCTGGATAGATAGTcaacagcctctgtttaaaaacctccaatggagagtccatcaccttccaatgtagcctgttctactgtcaaacagctcctactgtaAATCAAAGTCTGTCACAAGTAGCAGACTCCAGACTAGATTGTGTatgtggctggccactgtgagaacatgattctggactagatgggccattaaccaggttcttcttaagttcttaggcCTTAAGACTCAGACAACCAAGGGCTCAGATTCCCAGGTGAAGCAGAAAGGTGAGAGGCAGGAAGACAGATGCAGGAACCCTTATATTTGCGTGCTCTCCTATGATTGGTGGCTTTTTCAATCCCCCGTGTCATTGATTGGAGGCATTCTCAATCCCCAGGAAGATGCGGATTGTGTCCCTTTTGTCTCTGGAACCCAATCGCTccagtgcagggatggggaacctctggccctctagGACCACAGGTTCTGGATTCTGCAGTCAAGTGCATTTCAACTGTCTTATTCAGCCTAAGAGCTCCACAGATAGTGAAGGAAATTTGTGGTTTCTATTTCCATGCTTTCCCCCACccttgtgtgtgtgctgtttgctttttttaaaaagggtaaactctagggtaaaggggacccctgactattaggtccagtcatgaccgactctggggttgcggtgctcatctcgctttattggccaagggagccggcgtacagcttccgggtcatgtggccagcatgactaagccgcttctggcgaaccagagcagcacacgaaaaagccgtttaccttcccgccagagcggtacctatttatctacttgcactttgatgtgctttcgaactgctaggttggcaggagcaatgggagctcaccccatcacggggattcaaaccgccgaccttctgactggtaagtcctaggctctgtggtttaacccacagcgtcacccgctaatttctttaaataaattcagttgtactttttaatttttatttcaaaatcttcttcctcctcctttaagcacaggagacagagaaagagggagggagggagaagctaaGCTGGGTTTCCTGTAACAATATTTCAGTGTCAGtagcgtctctctctctccacctgcccCCTGAAGCTCAGCATAATTCTGCCGACGACAGGGACCCTGGGACACCCACATCTGCTTCCTGAAGAATTACCTTCCTTTTCCCAGGCAACCTGGCCTTCTCAAATATTTAAAAGGCAATATTGTCTCGTTCGCACGCAGGGTGCAGAGCAAATAAATGGCTCCGCACTGCGCAGCAGCTAGGTCTTCCTCCAGCACTTTGGAACTGGCTGCACCAGCGCAGTGGGGAAGCGTTTGCATAATCATCCTTTTA
The nucleotide sequence above comes from Podarcis raffonei isolate rPodRaf1 chromosome 14, rPodRaf1.pri, whole genome shotgun sequence. Encoded proteins:
- the TMEM114 gene encoding transmembrane protein 114, with the protein product MKVTLNAVSLLAALAGVVSFSFLLVAISTDFWYLIDASKLQKLLNRTDSLSSHSGLWRMCQVNRTCFNLVNPFKPDISNITTSHKQLLNMHAAFVILLPLSLFLLIFGAMTGFISILAQAYFLLMFTGLLFLLGALITLAGLSIYITYIAAGFREAILLLGRKSLLDIINIRFGWSLAFAWLSLATEILTGLAFLLMARMVDMKQRQDCTI